CGTTCGTCGGCGCGGCGGGCCACGACGTGAGCGGGACGGTCCTGCTGCTGCGCGACGACGCGGGGCTCTACCTGCGGTTCGAGGACTACAGCCAGCAACAGGGACCGGACGTGTTCGTCTACGTGACGCCCTCGGCGACGCCGGACACGAGATCGGAGATCGACGCCGGGACGCGCGTCTTGATCGACGGCGGTGCGGACGGCGGCGAGAGTACGAAGGAAGGGACGTTCAGTCAGCGACTGCCCGAGGGCGTGACAGCCGAGGAGATCGGCGGCGTCGGCATCTGGTGTGATCGGTTCGCCACGCCGTTCGGCTACGCCACGATGGAAGCGTGACCGTCGGATAGGTGACCGCCGGATCCCCGCGGTTCCGAGGCGTAGTCCCAGAAGACACTTCCCGATCCCCGCCGTCGCCCGGCCCGTGCCCCGAACGCAGCGCAGACGAGCCCTCCTCGCCTCGCTCGCGACCGCCGGCACCGCGTCGCTCGCCGGGTGTGGCGAGGCGGGATTCCCCGGCCCGCCCGATGCGATTCCCGTCTCGGTCAGCAACGAAGACATCACCGAACACACCGTCACGGTGACAGTCACCGACGAGAGTGGTGAGGCGGTCGTCTCGGCAGACGCGACTCTCGGGGCCGAGGTCGACTCACAGCTGACGGACTTCGAGAATCCGGAGGAGAACCTGGACTATACGGTCTCGGTTCGACTGGCGTCGGATGTGTCGAAAGAGAAGGTCGTACCGGTCGGCGGTGCCAGCGGGACGCGGAGCATCGACGCCACGATCGAGCCGGGTCCTGAGGTTCGGGTCTCGTTTCTCAGGACATGACCGCCCGACTGCTCAGTCGTCGAGGAAGTCCGGTTCCGTCCGCTTCTCCTCGCGCTCCGAGATCAAGTGCTCTTTGAACTCCTGAAGCTGAATCCCGTCGTCTTCCCGCTCTTT
This genomic window from Salinirubrum litoreum contains:
- a CDS encoding DM13 domain-containing protein is translated as MVERRTLLVGGGAVAVALLIAIAVIGPSDFFLPEQSTLVQEGAATAGDEVLARGTFVGAAGHDVSGTVLLLRDDAGLYLRFEDYSQQQGPDVFVYVTPSATPDTRSEIDAGTRVLIDGGADGGESTKEGTFSQRLPEGVTAEEIGGVGIWCDRFATPFGYATMEA